The stretch of DNA ATGTTTTCGGGGTTTCGTCGAGATTACTTTCGAATTGTCACATCCTCAGGACGTGCAATTTCGTTAACACGGACCAACTGGGACATCCGTTTTTACCGAACCCAATTTCACCAACGCTAATTTCACCGAAGTCATCGGAGGGCATGATCGACAGTCATTCTTCCGATTCGTTGTCGAGACCTCACCAGCGGCAGGCGCAAATATGAGGTCACACAACCAGTATCCGCAACCGAGGAGTTCGGCCCATCTGAATTCCCTCCTCGTGTCAGGGCCGTTGAAGCGAATCACGTTTTTTGTGGGCAGGCATTCGCCGAATGTTTTCATCACCCTGAATTGATAATGACCGGGAAACGCAACAGCCCGCATTGGCTAAACTTTACTGAGCGGATGCGGCAAGTTTCAGACGATTTTTCACTAATGGAAAGTGTTCATGGCTGCGAAGAATTCTAGTTCGACCGACGGCGGAACTGAAGCTCCCAAGCGGCGAACCCGTCGGCGCAAAAAAGCAACCAACGACCAAGAGTCGGTTGATAAAGCTGCGGACGCAGCTACCAAAACTGCGGAACCGCCCGAGCCGATTTCCGCTGGCGATCAGTCCGGTGAAGCAGTCGCCGAGGGATCACGCGGAGGGGGCGAGAAATCCTCCGGTGAGGGGGGGGAATCCGATGGTCGCCGTCGCAAGCGTCGTCGACGTCGACGCAAAGGGGGCGATGAGGGTGGTTCGAATTCCTCACGCAATGAACGTTCCTCCAACCGCAATGGAGGCGGCAACTCCAACAATTCCAATTCCGGAAATCGCCGCTCACGTGGTCGACGAAACAAGAAACCGGGCGGCGGGGGAGGACAAGGCGGCGGCGGTGGCGGTCCAGAGGACAACGTCATCACCGGAAACGTCACCGGTGTTTTGGAGCTACACCCCAAAGGGTATGGCTTCATTCGCTCGCCGGATAACAACTACTCGTCTGAAAGCAGCGATGCGTTCGTTCCCAGTTCGTTGATCGAAAAGCATCGGCTCCGCGAAGGGATCATGATCACAGGCGGAGTCGGACCCGGTTCGCGCGGACAGGGACCACGATTGAAGTCAATCGAAACGATCGATGGAAACACGCTGGATGAATATCTGGCGATCAAAAACTTCGACGAACTGACTGCGATTAATCCGCATGAACAGATTATCCTCGAGACCGGCGCCAAACCGGTCACGATGCGGGTGATGGACTTGCTGACTCCGATCGGCAAAGGGCAACGGGCGTTGATCGTCGCGCCGCCGCGGACCGGAAAAACGATGCTGTTGCAACAGATCGCCAATTCCGTCAGTACCAATCATCCCGAAGTGAAACTCATCGTATTGTTGATCGATGAACGTCCTGAAGAAGTGACCGAGATGCGGCGGCAGGTCAATGGGGAAGTCATCGCTTCTTCAATGGACCGCGATGTCGAAAGCCACGTCCGGATCAGTCAATTGATTATTGAGCGAGGCAAACGGCTTGCCGAATCGGGCAAGGATGTGTTTATTCTGCTCGACAGTATTACGCGGACCGCCCGTGCCTTTAACAAATGGGGCGGCAACACCGGCCGTACGATGACCGGTGGACTGGATGTCAAAGCTTTGGATATCCCCAAGAAGATGTTCGGCACCGCCCGCTGTTTCGACGAAGGAGGGTCGCTGACCGTCGTCGGTACTGCCCTGATCGAGACCGGCAGTCGGATGGACGAAGTCATCTTTCAGGAGTTCAAAGGGACCGGC from Symmachiella dynata encodes:
- the rho gene encoding transcription termination factor Rho; the encoded protein is MAAKNSSSTDGGTEAPKRRTRRRKKATNDQESVDKAADAATKTAEPPEPISAGDQSGEAVAEGSRGGGEKSSGEGGESDGRRRKRRRRRRKGGDEGGSNSSRNERSSNRNGGGNSNNSNSGNRRSRGRRNKKPGGGGGQGGGGGGPEDNVITGNVTGVLELHPKGYGFIRSPDNNYSSESSDAFVPSSLIEKHRLREGIMITGGVGPGSRGQGPRLKSIETIDGNTLDEYLAIKNFDELTAINPHEQIILETGAKPVTMRVMDLLTPIGKGQRALIVAPPRTGKTMLLQQIANSVSTNHPEVKLIVLLIDERPEEVTEMRRQVNGEVIASSMDRDVESHVRISQLIIERGKRLAESGKDVFILLDSITRTARAFNKWGGNTGRTMTGGLDVKALDIPKKMFGTARCFDEGGSLTVVGTALIETGSRMDEVIFQEFKGTGNMELVLNRRLAERRIWPAIDIGLSGTRREEMILSEENLEGVILLRRSLVSLEPIEAMEQLIKTLERFPTNAEFLTKIRSIM